A genomic region of Janthinobacterium lividum contains the following coding sequences:
- a CDS encoding AAA family ATPase: MKIAIHSTDQKTLSELGLLLRSRNRLDEINAGGETLEPLQAAQSLPDVLIFDRPSNDGADLAAIERLSNQHPRMAFIVLCHQQAPEFLLQAMRAGVRDVLPFPAAPASLYAALERIEEKLERREHGNGKVLAFISCKGGSGATFIASNLGYALAAGGQQRVALIDMNLHFGDASLFVSENKPLATLSDVTRDIHRLDASFLASSMLHITPNYSVLAAPEDPAHASEVAPEHIDAIIRQARRQYDFIVLDVGRNLDAVSVRALDHADMIFPVLQATLPYIRDGKRLLGMFRSLEYAKEKVHIIVNRHDKGGEIRLRDLEAAYGTAVYRTVPNHYASAAASVNQGVPILQLDKASPITRSLQEFAASLAGSAASTARQGWLGRVLRRA; this comes from the coding sequence GTGAAAATCGCCATCCATTCCACTGATCAAAAAACGCTGTCCGAACTGGGCCTGCTGCTGCGCAGCCGCAACCGGCTCGACGAGATCAACGCGGGCGGCGAAACGCTGGAACCGCTGCAGGCGGCGCAATCGCTGCCCGACGTGCTGATCTTCGACCGCCCGTCGAACGACGGCGCCGACCTGGCCGCCATCGAGCGCCTCAGCAACCAGCATCCGCGCATGGCCTTCATCGTGCTGTGCCACCAGCAGGCGCCTGAATTCCTGCTGCAGGCCATGCGTGCAGGCGTGCGCGACGTGCTGCCGTTTCCCGCCGCGCCGGCCAGCCTGTATGCGGCGCTCGAACGCATCGAGGAAAAGCTGGAGCGGCGCGAGCATGGCAACGGCAAGGTGCTGGCCTTCATCTCCTGCAAAGGCGGCAGCGGCGCCACCTTCATCGCCAGCAACCTCGGTTATGCGCTGGCCGCCGGCGGCCAGCAGCGCGTTGCCCTGATCGACATGAACCTGCATTTTGGCGACGCCTCGCTCTTCGTGTCCGAGAACAAGCCGCTGGCCACGCTGTCCGACGTCACGCGCGACATCCACCGGCTCGACGCCTCGTTCCTGGCATCGAGCATGCTGCATATCACGCCCAACTACAGCGTGCTGGCCGCGCCCGAGGATCCGGCCCACGCCAGCGAAGTGGCGCCCGAACACATCGACGCCATCATCCGGCAAGCCAGGCGCCAGTACGATTTCATCGTGCTCGACGTGGGCCGCAATCTCGACGCCGTCAGCGTGCGCGCGCTGGACCACGCCGACATGATCTTTCCCGTCCTGCAGGCGACCTTGCCCTACATCCGCGATGGCAAGCGCCTGCTGGGCATGTTCCGCTCGCTCGAATACGCGAAGGAGAAGGTGCACATCATCGTCAACCGCCACGACAAGGGCGGCGAAATCCGCCTGCGCGACCTGGAAGCGGCGTACGGCACGGCGGTCTACCGCACCGTGCCGAATCACTACGCCTCGGCCGCCGCCTCGGTCAACCAGGGCGTGCCTATCCTGCAGCTCGACAAAGCCAGCCCGATCACCCGCTCGCTGCAGGAGTTCGCCGCCAGCCTGGCCGGCAGCGCGGCCAGCACGGCGCGCCAGGGCTGGCTCGGCCGCGTCCTGCGGCGCGCTTGA
- a CDS encoding CpaF family protein: MSIRERLGSAKIAALAPLRMAAIDNHGYRDLKLRIHGLLLERVDLESMQRLSQERIREELRGLVERLLDEEAVVINDAERKSLTRDIQHEMLGFGPLETLLSDASVSDILVNGHRQVYVERGGRLELTDVSFDDDAHLMKIIDKIVSRVGRRIDESSPMVDARLPDGSRVNAIIPPLAIDGPVMSIRRFSVDPLRLADLVAYHSMTAEMAEVLQGLGKAKMNILISGGTGSGKTTMLNVISGFIGQTERIVTVEDAAELQLQQPHVVRLETRPANIEGKGEVTQRALVRNALRMRPDRIILGEVRGAEALDMLGAMNTGHEGSMATIHANTPRDAITRLENMISMAAANLPSKAIRQQISSAVSVVVQVSRLIDGKRKVTSIQEITGMEGEVITMQEIFSFRQTGVAEGGAVVGHFSASGIRPRFLDRLNSFGIGVSAALFEPTAAGR, translated from the coding sequence TTGTCCATCCGCGAACGGCTCGGCAGCGCCAAGATCGCCGCGCTCGCGCCGCTACGCATGGCCGCCATCGACAACCACGGCTACCGCGACCTCAAGCTGCGCATCCATGGGCTGCTGCTCGAACGGGTCGACCTGGAAAGCATGCAGCGCCTGTCGCAGGAGCGCATCCGCGAAGAATTGCGCGGCCTGGTCGAGCGCTTGCTGGACGAAGAGGCGGTGGTCATCAACGACGCCGAGCGCAAGAGCCTGACGCGCGACATCCAGCACGAGATGCTGGGCTTCGGGCCGCTCGAAACGCTGCTCTCGGATGCCAGCGTGTCGGACATCCTGGTCAATGGCCACAGGCAGGTGTATGTGGAGCGCGGCGGCCGCCTGGAGCTGACCGACGTCAGCTTCGACGATGACGCCCACCTGATGAAGATCATCGACAAGATCGTCTCGCGGGTGGGCCGGCGCATCGACGAATCGAGCCCCATGGTCGATGCGCGCCTGCCCGACGGGTCGCGCGTCAACGCCATCATTCCGCCGCTGGCCATCGACGGCCCCGTGATGTCGATCCGGCGCTTCTCCGTCGATCCGCTGCGCCTGGCCGACCTGGTCGCCTACCACAGCATGACGGCCGAGATGGCCGAAGTGCTGCAGGGCCTGGGCAAGGCAAAGATGAATATCCTCATTTCCGGCGGCACGGGCAGCGGCAAGACCACCATGCTCAACGTGATTTCCGGCTTTATCGGCCAGACGGAACGCATCGTCACGGTGGAAGACGCGGCCGAGCTGCAATTGCAGCAGCCGCACGTGGTACGGCTGGAAACGCGGCCCGCGAATATCGAAGGCAAGGGCGAAGTGACGCAGCGGGCGCTGGTGCGCAATGCGCTGCGCATGCGCCCCGACCGCATCATCCTGGGCGAGGTGCGCGGCGCCGAGGCGCTCGACATGCTGGGCGCGATGAACACGGGCCATGAAGGCTCGATGGCCACCATCCACGCCAATACGCCGCGCGACGCCATCACGCGGCTGGAAAACATGATCAGCATGGCGGCCGCCAACCTGCCCAGCAAGGCCATCCGGCAGCAGATCAGCTCGGCCGTGTCGGTGGTGGTGCAAGTGTCGCGCTTGATCGACGGCAAGCGCAAGGTCACGTCGATCCAGGAAATCACGGGCATGGAAGGAGAGGTCATCACGATGCAGGAAATCTTCAGTTTCCGGCAGACGGGCGTGGCCGAGGGCGGCGCGGTGGTCGGGCATTTCTCGGCCAGCGGCATCCGCCCGCGCTTCCTCGATCGCCTGAACAGCTTTGGCATCGGCGTGTCGGCCGCCCTGTTCGAACCCACTGCGGCGGGGCGCTGA
- a CDS encoding type II secretion system F family protein, with product MLSYLVYLFLFLAVLLLVAGAWLAWQAARGAGAARVARRLQGMYTASDGEQALSITKQRPLSAHSLLHGVLEGLPGARRLDQLLLQAGMRWFVAGFLGYCALGGTAGLLLAGALPLPWYVRLGLGAGGAALPYLLVRRARSKRLVRIEQQLPDALDLMSRAMRAGHAFPTALKMVGEEMTGPLADEFRAVFDEVSFGVAMADALGNLATRVPSTDLRYFVIAVLIQRETGGNLTELLSSISAIIRDRLKLLGQVRVLSAEGRMSAWVLGLLPFGAALMMHLMNPQFIAVLYTDGGGRKMVGVSLGLLMLGVICIRKIINIRV from the coding sequence ATGCTTTCCTATCTGGTCTATCTGTTCCTCTTCCTGGCCGTGCTGCTGCTGGTGGCTGGCGCCTGGCTGGCGTGGCAAGCGGCGCGGGGGGCGGGCGCGGCGCGGGTGGCGCGGCGCCTGCAGGGCATGTACACGGCCAGCGATGGCGAACAGGCGCTGTCGATCACCAAGCAGCGCCCGCTGAGCGCCCATTCCTTGCTGCACGGCGTGCTGGAAGGCTTGCCCGGCGCGCGGCGCCTCGATCAGCTGCTGCTGCAGGCCGGCATGCGCTGGTTCGTGGCCGGCTTCCTCGGCTATTGCGCACTTGGCGGGACGGCCGGCCTGCTGCTGGCCGGTGCGCTGCCCCTGCCATGGTATGTGCGCCTGGGCCTGGGCGCGGGCGGCGCCGCACTGCCGTATCTGCTGGTGCGCCGCGCCAGGAGCAAGCGGCTGGTGCGCATCGAGCAGCAATTGCCGGACGCGCTCGACCTGATGAGCCGCGCCATGCGCGCCGGCCATGCCTTTCCCACCGCGCTGAAAATGGTGGGCGAGGAAATGACGGGACCGCTGGCCGACGAGTTCCGCGCCGTGTTCGACGAAGTCAGTTTCGGCGTCGCCATGGCCGATGCGCTGGGCAACCTGGCCACGCGCGTGCCCAGCACGGACTTGCGCTATTTCGTCATCGCCGTGCTGATCCAGCGCGAAACGGGCGGCAACCTGACTGAATTGCTGAGCAGCATCAGCGCCATCATCCGCGACCGCCTGAAATTGCTGGGCCAGGTGCGCGTGCTGTCGGCCGAAGGGCGCATGTCGGCCTGGGTCCTGGGCTTGCTGCCGTTCGGCGCGGCGTTGATGATGCATTTGATGAATCCGCAGTTTATTGCTGTGCTGTACACGGATGGTGGCGGGCGCAAGATGGTCGGCGTATCGCTGGGCTTGCTGATGCTGGGCGTGATCTGCATCAGAAAAATTATCAATATCCGGGTATAA
- a CDS encoding type II secretion system F family protein has product MSAAQLALLGLLFLIVFALALLVLRLLTGSAVQERLQALGDGGAASDGGRHARRRWLVHAVSLTRPLARLSLPDEGWESSPIRSRFVHAGWRSQAAPALFYAAKTGLFVGLPLLAYFLLRQGGHNMLLWLVAAAALGYYLPNAWLSHCLKQRQREVFETFPDALDLMTVCVEAGLAMDAALARVAQEIGLKSAVLAEELQLVTLELRAGSAKDKALRNLALRTGVDDVDALVTLLIQAERFGTSIAASLRVQSDQLRTKRRQRAEETAARIALKLLFPLIFFIFPSLMVVLMGPAFLQIYRVLLPAMRGS; this is encoded by the coding sequence ATGAGTGCGGCGCAGCTGGCTTTGCTGGGCCTGCTGTTCCTGATTGTCTTCGCGCTGGCCTTGCTGGTGTTGCGCCTGCTCACTGGCAGTGCCGTGCAGGAGCGGCTGCAGGCGCTGGGCGATGGGGGCGCCGCCAGCGATGGCGGGCGCCATGCCAGGCGGCGATGGCTGGTGCACGCCGTCAGCCTGACGCGTCCGCTGGCCAGGTTGTCGCTGCCGGACGAAGGCTGGGAAAGTTCGCCCATCCGCAGCCGCTTCGTCCATGCCGGCTGGCGCAGCCAGGCCGCGCCCGCGCTGTTTTATGCGGCCAAGACAGGCTTGTTCGTGGGCTTGCCGCTGCTGGCGTATTTTCTGCTGCGCCAGGGCGGACACAATATGCTGTTGTGGCTGGTCGCGGCGGCCGCCCTCGGTTATTACCTGCCCAATGCCTGGCTGTCGCACTGCCTGAAACAGCGTCAGCGCGAAGTGTTCGAAACCTTTCCCGATGCACTGGACCTGATGACGGTGTGCGTCGAAGCGGGGCTGGCGATGGATGCGGCGCTGGCGCGCGTGGCGCAGGAAATCGGCCTGAAAAGCGCCGTCCTGGCCGAAGAGCTGCAACTGGTGACGCTGGAATTGCGCGCTGGCAGCGCCAAGGACAAGGCCTTGCGCAACCTGGCCTTGCGCACGGGAGTGGACGATGTGGACGCGCTGGTGACCCTGCTGATCCAGGCCGAGCGCTTCGGCACGAGCATCGCCGCGTCGCTGCGCGTGCAATCCGACCAGCTGCGCACCAAGCGGCGCCAGCGGGCCGAGGAAACGGCGGCCAGGATCGCCCTCAAGCTGCTGTTTCCGCTGATCTTTTTCATCTTCCCGTCGCTGATGGTGGTGCTGATGGGGCCGGCGTTCCTGCAGATTTACCGCGTGCTGCTGCCGGCCATGCGGGGCAGCTGA
- a CDS encoding inositol monophosphatase family protein, whose protein sequence is MLNTAIKAARRGAAVINRASFDLDRVVVTEKQHNDFVTDVDQAAEQAIIEVLSKAYPDHAFLAEESGASANSHDENEYQWIIDPLDGTTNFIHGFPQYCISIALAHRGVVTQAVIYDPVRNDLFTATKGAGAYLNEKRIRVTKLDRISNALLGTGYVAGSARALDEYLKMYAIMGERSQGVRRAGSAALDLAYVACGRLDGFYEKGLKPWDIAAGALMITESGGIVGEFSGESDYLYKGDVIAASPKIFGQMITLLTPFA, encoded by the coding sequence ATGCTCAACACGGCGATCAAAGCCGCCCGCCGCGGCGCCGCCGTCATCAATCGCGCCTCTTTTGACCTCGACCGCGTCGTCGTCACGGAAAAACAACATAACGATTTCGTCACTGACGTCGACCAGGCGGCCGAACAAGCCATCATCGAGGTGCTGTCCAAAGCCTACCCGGACCACGCGTTCCTGGCTGAGGAATCGGGAGCTTCCGCCAACTCGCACGACGAGAATGAATATCAGTGGATCATCGATCCGCTGGACGGCACCACCAACTTCATCCACGGCTTCCCCCAATACTGCATCTCGATCGCCCTCGCGCATCGCGGCGTCGTCACGCAAGCCGTCATCTACGACCCGGTGCGCAACGACCTGTTCACGGCCACCAAGGGCGCCGGCGCCTACCTGAACGAAAAACGCATCCGCGTCACCAAACTGGACCGCATCTCGAACGCCCTGCTGGGCACCGGCTACGTGGCCGGCAGCGCCCGCGCGCTGGACGAATACCTGAAGATGTACGCGATCATGGGCGAACGCAGCCAGGGCGTGCGCCGCGCCGGCTCGGCCGCGCTGGACCTGGCCTACGTCGCCTGCGGCCGCCTGGACGGCTTCTACGAAAAAGGCTTGAAGCCTTGGGATATCGCCGCCGGCGCCCTGATGATCACGGAATCGGGCGGCATCGTCGGTGAATTTTCCGGCGAATCGGACTACCTGTACAAGGGCGACGTCATCGCCGCCAGCCCGAAGATCTTTGGCCAGATGATCACCCTGCTGACGCCATTCGCCTGA